GTCGTCCGTGATCGCCCCGACGCCCGACGAGGCCGAGGCCGCGCGCACGCTCACGGCCTCGCACTCGGACATCGCGCCCCTGATCGCTGGTGCACGCGGGACGGTCCACGTCGAGGGCGGCTTCCCGCTCGTCCGCGAGGACGGCCACCCGTGCGGCCCCGGCGGGCGCTGCGTGTTGATGGATGTGTTCGAGACGACCCCCGGCCGGCCCGCGGAGCGTCTTCGCTACGTGATCGTCGACCTCCGCACGCTCCGCGTCCTCGACGCCGATGCCGACCCCGAGGCGGACACCAACCTCGCCCACCCGGCTGCGCGTCGGCAGTCCCGCTTGTAGCCATGTTCCGACACTCCCGCATCGGGCCGGTCGCCCTGCTCGGCCTCGGCCTGCTCCTGGCCCCGGCCGCCCTCGCCCAGATCGAGTTGACGGAGGGCACGTGCCAGACCAGCAGCCGGTATTTCGAAGGGCCCCCGGAGCCGACCGTCCCCAACGGCCACATCGCCTGGCCGGCGGACGCTCCACTCTGGGAGTTCGACCTGTACCGCCCCGCCAACCGGACCTCGCTCAACGGCGGCGGGCTCGAACTCCGCGACGTGTTTTACCGGGGGCGGCTCGTGTTCGCGCGGGCGAGCGTGCCCGTCCTCAACGTCGAGTACGACGAGGGCGGCTGCGGCTGCTTCCGCGACTGGCAGGACGAAGAAGCCCTCATCGACGTAGGCGCCGACGCCGTGCTGACGCTCCCCTGCCTCGCCCAGGCTCAGCCGGGCGCGGTGCAGACGGCGTGCGAGGCCAACGGTCCCGCCAACCCGACCCCCGGAGGCGACGTGGGCGACTTCACGGGCGTCTCGGTCGAGGACTACGGCGACGAGCTGGTGCTGACCGCCCACATGCAGGCCGGCTGGTACCGGTACCGGATGAAGTGGCACCTCTATGCCGACGGCCGCATCTGGCCCGAGTTCTCGTTCGCCGCCGCGGACGCGATCTGCACCCAGACCGGTCACCGCCACCACGCCTACTGGCGCTTCGACTTCGACCTCGACGGGACGCCGGACAACGATGTCATTCGGGAGCACCCGACACCGGGCAGCACCGGGCTCCGCTTCACGACCGAGGCCTCGCGGCTCCTCGCGGGCGCCGCGGACCCGACCTACTTCAGCATCGTCGACGCCGACACAGGCATCGGGTATGAGATCCACCCTGGCGAGGAGGACCGGCGCCTCCCGGCAGACGTGTTTTCCAAGACCGACGTGCTCGTCCTCCGCTACAAGATGGACGAGATCGACGACGGCCAGACCGTCTCGACCGGGTGCGCCTTCGAGTTCGAACCGTTCGTGGACGCAGAGTCCATCGAGAACGAGGACACGGTCTTCTGGATTCGGTCGGGCGCGCTGCACAGCGAG
This Rubrivirga sp. SAORIC476 DNA region includes the following protein-coding sequences:
- a CDS encoding T9SS type A sorting domain-containing protein, producing MFRHSRIGPVALLGLGLLLAPAALAQIELTEGTCQTSSRYFEGPPEPTVPNGHIAWPADAPLWEFDLYRPANRTSLNGGGLELRDVFYRGRLVFARASVPVLNVEYDEGGCGCFRDWQDEEALIDVGADAVLTLPCLAQAQPGAVQTACEANGPANPTPGGDVGDFTGVSVEDYGDELVLTAHMQAGWYRYRMKWHLYADGRIWPEFSFAAADAICTQTGHRHHAYWRFDFDLDGTPDNDVIREHPTPGSTGLRFTTEASRLLAGAADPTYFSIVDADTGIGYEIHPGEEDRRLPADVFSKTDVLVLRYKMDEIDDGQTVSTGCAFEFEPFVDAESIENEDTVFWIRSGALHSEGQPYECDIVGPMLRPIGFNVSTVPGVVGVEFESARPNPFQGATTSRFRVETTQPVRAELYDLAGRRVQILFDGIAPRGEWQTIRIDGRELPAGTYVVRLRGETARGTTRVVLVR